In Nocardia sputorum, a single genomic region encodes these proteins:
- the ctaC gene encoding aa3-type cytochrome oxidase subunit II → MAHKASEEIGARPARGGRGRILRRAGLAVSLGITALLVSGCSIDNVWLRFGWPSGITPQATRMRELWTWSVVAALAMGVLVWGLTFWTVAFHRKKADSPEFPRQTGYNVPLELTYTAIPFVIIAVLFYFTVVVQNYVHEKVDNPDVTVDVTAFQWNWKFGYRNVDFKDGYKFDGIDASREALSQEQLEGYEERTKDGHPQPGPVHGKPENDILSYLHYDKVETIGSSNEIPVLVLPTGKVIEFQLAAADVIHAFWVPEFLFKRDVMPNPKENHSDNVFQITKIEKEGAFVGRCAEMCGTFHSMMNFEVRAVTPEKFTKYLDARQAGKTNAEALESIGESPVATSTTPFNTRRDVKSAASAESK, encoded by the coding sequence GTGGCGCACAAGGCGAGCGAAGAGATCGGGGCACGACCCGCCCGGGGTGGGCGGGGCCGCATCCTTCGGCGGGCCGGGCTGGCGGTGTCCTTGGGGATCACCGCGCTGCTCGTCTCGGGCTGCTCGATCGACAATGTTTGGCTGCGGTTCGGCTGGCCGTCGGGCATCACGCCGCAGGCCACTCGGATGCGGGAACTGTGGACCTGGTCGGTCGTCGCCGCGCTGGCGATGGGTGTGCTGGTCTGGGGCCTGACCTTCTGGACCGTCGCGTTCCACCGCAAGAAGGCCGACTCCCCGGAGTTCCCGCGCCAGACCGGCTACAACGTGCCGCTGGAGCTGACCTACACGGCGATCCCGTTCGTCATCATCGCCGTGCTGTTCTACTTCACCGTGGTCGTGCAGAACTACGTGCACGAGAAGGTGGACAACCCCGACGTCACCGTCGACGTGACCGCCTTCCAGTGGAACTGGAAGTTCGGCTACCGCAACGTGGACTTCAAGGACGGGTACAAGTTCGACGGCATCGACGCCTCGCGTGAGGCGCTGAGCCAGGAGCAGCTCGAGGGGTACGAGGAGCGGACCAAGGACGGTCACCCGCAGCCGGGCCCCGTGCACGGCAAGCCGGAGAACGACATCCTGTCCTACCTGCACTACGACAAGGTCGAGACGATCGGCTCGAGCAACGAGATCCCGGTCCTGGTGCTGCCGACCGGCAAGGTCATCGAGTTCCAGCTCGCCGCCGCCGACGTGATCCACGCCTTCTGGGTGCCGGAGTTCCTGTTCAAGCGCGACGTGATGCCGAACCCGAAGGAAAACCACTCCGACAACGTCTTCCAGATCACCAAGATCGAGAAGGAAGGCGCGTTCGTCGGCCGCTGCGCCGAGATGTGCGGCACCTTCCACTCGATGATGAACTTCGAGGTCCGCGCGGTCACGCCGGAGAAGTTCACCAAGTACCTGGACGCGCGCCAGGCGGGCAAGACCAACGCCGAGGCGCTGGAGTCCATCGGTGAGTCCCCCGTGGCCACGTCCACCACGCCGTTCAACACCAGGCGCGACGTCAAGAGCGCGGCCTCGGCCGAGAGCAAGTGA
- the asnB gene encoding asparagine synthase (glutamine-hydrolyzing), whose protein sequence is MCGLLGFLASDEAAPGTVEQVYEALHCVRHRGPDERGTWHDDHVIFGFNRLSIIDIEHSHQPLRWGPPGQPERYALTFNGEIYNYLELRAELAEAHAAEFPDGKIFRTEGDSEAIVAAFHYWGPEAVRRLRGMFAFAIWDTETQELFLARDPFGIKPLFLATGPGGTAFGSEKKSLLELLPALELSDALDPRALEHYTVLQYVPEPETLHKDVRRLESGSYATVRPGAAPAVTRYFTPKFPVRAFTPGSANARYREIAAALEDSVAKHMRADVTVGSFLSGGIDSTAVAALAMRHNPKLITFTTGFEREGYSEVDVAAESAEAIGARHVVKVVSPAEFAEAIPEIVWYLDDPVADPALVPLYFVAKEARKHVKVVLSGEGADELFGGYTIYREPLSLKPFEKLPRGLRKLAGKLSDRIPDGTRGKSLLHRGSLTLEERYYGNARSFNDAQLRAVLREFRPEWTHQDVTAPLYAQSRGWDPVARMQHLDLFTWLRGDILVKADKMTMANSLELRVPFLDAEVLKAAEGLPFDQKITKETTKYALRQALEGIVPPHVLHRAKLGFPVPLRHWLRGTELYDWAQQQIAESQTDHLLNKAAISEMLVAHRAGTADHSRRLWTLLVFMVWHGIFVEDRIKPEIQEPVYPVSL, encoded by the coding sequence GTGTGTGGACTGCTCGGATTCCTGGCATCTGACGAGGCGGCACCTGGCACGGTGGAGCAGGTCTACGAGGCCTTGCACTGCGTGCGTCACCGCGGCCCGGACGAGCGCGGCACCTGGCACGACGACCATGTGATCTTCGGCTTCAACCGCCTGTCGATCATCGACATCGAGCACTCGCACCAGCCGCTGCGCTGGGGCCCGCCGGGGCAGCCCGAGCGCTACGCGCTCACCTTCAACGGCGAGATCTACAACTACCTGGAGCTGCGCGCGGAGCTCGCCGAGGCACACGCCGCCGAGTTCCCGGACGGCAAGATCTTCCGGACCGAAGGCGACAGCGAGGCCATCGTCGCGGCGTTCCACTACTGGGGTCCGGAGGCGGTGCGGCGGCTGCGCGGCATGTTCGCCTTCGCGATCTGGGACACCGAGACCCAGGAGCTGTTCCTCGCCCGCGACCCGTTCGGCATCAAGCCGCTGTTCCTGGCCACCGGGCCCGGCGGCACCGCGTTCGGCAGCGAGAAGAAGAGCCTGCTGGAACTGCTGCCCGCGCTGGAGCTGAGCGACGCGCTCGATCCGCGGGCGCTGGAGCACTACACGGTGCTGCAATACGTGCCGGAACCGGAGACGCTGCACAAGGACGTGCGCAGGCTGGAATCGGGCAGCTACGCCACCGTGCGGCCCGGGGCGGCCCCAGCCGTCACCCGGTACTTCACTCCGAAGTTCCCGGTGCGCGCGTTCACCCCCGGATCGGCGAACGCGCGCTACCGGGAGATCGCCGCGGCGCTCGAGGACTCCGTCGCCAAGCACATGCGCGCGGACGTGACGGTCGGCTCGTTCCTGTCCGGCGGCATCGACTCCACCGCGGTCGCCGCGCTGGCCATGCGGCACAACCCGAAGCTGATCACGTTCACCACCGGGTTCGAGCGCGAGGGCTACTCGGAGGTGGACGTGGCCGCCGAGAGCGCCGAGGCGATCGGCGCGCGCCATGTGGTGAAGGTCGTCTCTCCCGCCGAGTTCGCCGAGGCGATCCCGGAGATCGTCTGGTACCTCGACGACCCGGTGGCCGATCCGGCCCTGGTCCCGCTGTACTTCGTGGCCAAGGAGGCGCGCAAGCACGTCAAGGTGGTGCTCTCGGGCGAGGGCGCCGACGAGCTGTTCGGCGGATACACCATCTACCGCGAGCCGCTGTCGCTGAAACCGTTCGAGAAGCTACCCCGTGGCTTGCGCAAGCTGGCGGGCAAGCTGTCGGACCGGATCCCGGACGGCACCAGGGGCAAGAGCCTGCTGCACCGCGGCTCGCTCACCCTCGAGGAGCGCTACTACGGCAACGCGCGCAGCTTCAACGACGCCCAGCTGCGCGCCGTGCTGCGCGAGTTCCGGCCGGAGTGGACCCACCAAGACGTGACCGCGCCGCTGTACGCGCAGTCGCGCGGCTGGGACCCGGTGGCCCGGATGCAGCACCTGGACCTGTTCACCTGGCTGCGCGGCGACATCCTGGTCAAGGCCGACAAGATGACCATGGCAAACTCGCTGGAACTGCGCGTGCCGTTCCTGGACGCCGAGGTGCTGAAGGCGGCCGAGGGGCTCCCGTTCGACCAGAAGATCACCAAGGAGACCACCAAGTACGCGCTGCGTCAGGCGCTGGAGGGCATCGTGCCGCCGCACGTGCTGCACCGCGCCAAGCTCGGCTTCCCGGTCCCGCTGCGGCACTGGCTGCGCGGCACCGAACTCTACGACTGGGCACAGCAGCAGATCGCCGAGTCGCAGACCGACCACCTGCTGAACAAGGCCGCGATCAGCGAGATGCTGGTCGCGCACCGCGCCGGGACCGCCGATCACAGCCGCAGGCTGTGGACGTTGCTGGTGTTCATGGTGTGGCACGGAATCTTCGTCGAGGACCGGATCAAGCCGGAGATCCAGGAGCCGGTCTACCCGGTCTCGCTCTGA
- a CDS encoding carbohydrate kinase family protein yields MSIAVSASIATDHLMRFPGRFADVLLADQLDHVSLSFLVDDLQIRRGGVGGNIAYAMGLLNRTPLLVGAVGADFGEYRAWLEKHGVDCSTVLVSDRAHTARFVCTTDDDMAQIASFYPGAMSEARDISIAELAESRQLDLVLVGANDPEAMLRHTAECRELGIPFAADPSQQLARLDGDQSVQLIDGAAYLFTNKYEWALLLQKTGLSEEEVAQKVGIRVTTLGAEGVRIVDRDGAEVTVGVVPEAEKVEPTGVGDAFRAGFLTAHTAGLSLERSAQLGSLIAVLVLETMGTQEWTLNKESALERLTQAYGPEAAADIKTLL; encoded by the coding sequence GTGTCCATCGCCGTTTCCGCGTCCATTGCGACCGATCACCTCATGCGTTTCCCCGGACGGTTCGCCGACGTACTGCTGGCCGATCAGCTCGACCATGTGTCGCTGAGCTTTCTCGTCGACGATCTGCAGATCCGTCGCGGCGGCGTCGGCGGCAACATCGCCTACGCCATGGGCCTGCTCAATCGCACGCCCCTGCTCGTCGGCGCCGTCGGCGCGGACTTCGGCGAGTACCGCGCCTGGTTGGAGAAGCACGGGGTGGACTGCTCCACCGTGCTGGTATCCGACCGCGCGCACACCGCGCGTTTCGTCTGCACCACCGACGACGACATGGCCCAGATCGCGTCGTTCTACCCGGGCGCGATGAGCGAGGCCCGCGACATCTCCATCGCCGAGCTGGCCGAGAGCAGGCAACTCGACCTCGTGCTGGTCGGCGCCAACGATCCGGAGGCGATGCTGCGGCACACCGCCGAATGCCGTGAGCTCGGCATTCCGTTCGCCGCCGACCCCTCCCAGCAGCTGGCCCGTCTCGACGGCGATCAGTCGGTGCAGCTCATCGATGGCGCCGCGTATCTGTTCACGAACAAGTACGAGTGGGCGCTGCTGTTGCAGAAGACCGGTCTGAGCGAGGAAGAGGTCGCGCAGAAGGTCGGCATCCGGGTCACCACGCTGGGCGCGGAGGGCGTGCGGATCGTGGACCGTGACGGCGCCGAGGTGACCGTCGGCGTCGTGCCCGAGGCGGAGAAGGTCGAGCCGACCGGCGTCGGGGACGCCTTCCGCGCCGGCTTCCTCACCGCGCACACCGCCGGGCTGAGCCTGGAGCGTTCCGCGCAGCTGGGCTCGCTGATCGCCGTGCTCGTGCTGGAGACCATGGGCACCCAGGAGTGGACGCTGAACAAGGAGTCCGCGCTGGAGCGCCTCACCCAGGCCTATGGCCCCGAGGCCGCGGCGGACATCAAGACTTTGCTCTGA
- a CDS encoding HesB/IscA family protein, with the protein MTVQNETATHGVTLTDAAAAKAKALLDQEGRDDLALRIAVQPGGCAGLRYQLFFDDRSLDGDLTVDFGGVTLAVDRMSAPYVQGASIDFVDTIEKQGFTIDNPNATGSCACGDSFN; encoded by the coding sequence ATGACTGTGCAGAACGAGACCGCCACCCACGGTGTGACTCTGACCGACGCCGCCGCCGCGAAGGCGAAGGCACTGCTGGACCAGGAAGGTCGCGACGACCTGGCGCTGCGGATCGCGGTGCAGCCGGGTGGTTGTGCGGGCCTGCGCTACCAGCTGTTCTTCGACGACCGCTCGCTCGACGGCGACCTGACCGTCGACTTCGGTGGCGTCACGCTGGCCGTCGACCGGATGAGCGCGCCGTACGTGCAGGGCGCCTCGATCGACTTCGTCGACACCATCGAGAAGCAGGGTTTCACCATCGACAACCCGAACGCCACCGGCTCCTGCGCCTGCGGCGACTCCTTCAACTGA
- a CDS encoding DUF3043 domain-containing protein yields the protein MKLFRRGESSTTDATAESTVVTNGDSAAGTTRAAATATAGKGRPTPKRRDAQGKRRGPVAPAPLTAKEARARRKAARGTREERKAAAARRREAAADRRERMLAGEDKYLPQRDQGPVRAFVRDIVDARRNLVGLFMPMALVLILSMFVAPALQTIVTLAMLVMMLFMAVEGFLLGRVVNNRVRERFPETTDIGYRLGWYAFVRASQIRKMRAPKPRVSPGDAV from the coding sequence GTGAAATTGTTCCGTCGCGGCGAGTCCAGCACCACCGACGCGACCGCCGAATCGACGGTGGTCACGAACGGCGACTCGGCCGCGGGCACCACCCGCGCGGCGGCCACGGCCACCGCGGGCAAGGGCCGTCCCACCCCGAAACGCCGTGACGCCCAAGGCAAGCGCCGCGGCCCGGTAGCACCCGCTCCGCTCACCGCGAAAGAGGCCCGCGCCCGGCGCAAGGCCGCGCGGGGCACCAGAGAGGAGCGCAAGGCCGCGGCCGCTCGACGACGCGAGGCCGCCGCCGATCGCCGCGAGCGCATGCTGGCCGGCGAGGACAAATACCTGCCGCAGCGCGACCAAGGTCCGGTCCGGGCGTTCGTCCGTGACATCGTCGACGCCCGGCGCAACCTGGTCGGCCTCTTCATGCCGATGGCGCTGGTGCTCATCCTGTCGATGTTCGTCGCGCCCGCGCTGCAGACCATCGTCACCCTGGCCATGCTGGTGATGATGCTGTTCATGGCCGTCGAGGGCTTCCTGCTCGGCCGCGTCGTCAACAACCGCGTCAGGGAGCGTTTCCCGGAAACCACCGACATCGGCTACCGGCTGGGCTGGTACGCCTTCGTCCGCGCCTCCCAGATCCGCAAGATGCGCGCCCCGAAGCCGCGCGTCAGCCCGGGCGACGCTGTGTAG